In one Alnus glutinosa chromosome 14, dhAlnGlut1.1, whole genome shotgun sequence genomic region, the following are encoded:
- the LOC133856836 gene encoding transcription factor WER-like: MAPKNDGSAKKVMNKGAWTAEEDQKLSQCIEIHGAKRWTAIALNAGLNRCGKSCRLRWLNYLRPDIKRGNISDAEEDLILRLHKLLGNRWSLIAGRLPGRTDNEIKNYWNSYLSKKINQKEKAPEASTTTAQDDQVIMPQKTYSVDHVDVEGAKGGGNSEGNFDVNEFFDFTAEGSYDLNWVNKFLELDKDPWLTEKCWSVVSKVLSGGAVGRVVQVQKVLQVTVQQLLSLAGVARCAVQVQKVLQVV; this comes from the exons atggCTCCAAAAAATGATGGATCAGCCAAGAAAGTAATGAACAAAGGAGCATGGACAGCAGAGGAAGATCAAAAACTGTCTCAGTGCATTGAAATCCATGGTGCAAAGAGGTGGACAGCAATTGCACTCAATGCAG gttTGAATCGATGCGGGAAGAGTTGCAGATTGAGATGGTTGAATTATCTGAGACCCGATATCAAACGAGGCAACATATCAGATGCAGAAGAGGACTTGATACTTAGGCTTCATAAGCTACTAGGGAACAG gtggtCTTTAATTGCTGGGAGACTTCCAGGACGGACCGACAACGAGATAAAGAACTACTGGAATTCTTATCTgagcaagaaaataaatcaaaaggaGAAAGCACCGGAGGCTTCAACGACAACAGCACAAGATGATCAGGTAATTATGCCTCAAAAAACCTATAGCGTCGATCATGTGGACGTGGAGGGTGCTAAAGGAGGCGGGAATTCTGAAGGAAACTTTGATGTGAACGAGTTCTTTGACTTCACCGCTGAAGGATCGTACGATTTAAACTGGGTGAACAAATTTCTTGAACTCGACAAGGATCCTTGGCTCACTGAGAAATG CTGGAGTGTGGTGTCCAAGGTGCTGTCTGGAGGAGCTGTTGGGCGTGTTGTCCAGGTGCAGAAGGTGCTGCAGGTTACTGTCCAACAGCTGCTGTCCCTTGCAGGTGTTGCCAGGTGTGCTGTCCAAGTGCAGAAGGTGTTGCAGGTCGTGTAG